One window of Canis lupus baileyi chromosome 21, mCanLup2.hap1, whole genome shotgun sequence genomic DNA carries:
- the CDC42EP2 gene encoding cdc42 effector protein 2: MSTKVPIYLKRGSRKGKKEKLRDLLSSDMISPPLGDFRHTIHIGSGGGSDMFGDISFLQGKFHLLPGTVVEGPEEDGSLDLPFQFTRTGTLCGRELPDGPSPLLKNAISLPVIGGPQALTLPTTQAPPKPPRLHLEIPQPSPQPSPQEAGSVDIWRIPEAGSVHNGLTPELGAEEPFLSHASSLLSLHVDLGPSILDDVLQIMDQDLGHMQIPT, encoded by the coding sequence ATGTCCACCAAGGTGCCCATCTATCTGAAGCGCGGCAGCCGCAAGGGCAAGAAGGAGAAGCTGCGGGACCTGCTGTCTTCAGACATGATCAGCCCGCCGCTGGGGGACTTCCGACACACCATTCACATTGGCAGTGGCGGTGGCAGTGACATGTTCGGCGACATCTCCTTCCTGCAGGGCAAGTTCCACCTCCTGCCGGGGACGGTGGTCGAGGGACCTGAGGAGGATGGCTCCTTGGACCTCCCCTTCCAGTTCACCCGCACTGGCACGCTGTGTGGGCGTGAGCTGCCCGACGGGCCGTCCCCTCTGCTCAAGAATGCCATCTCCCTCCCTGTCATTGGAGGGCCCCAGGCCCTCACCCTGCCCACTACCCAGGCCCCACCCAAACCCCCGCgcctgcacctggagatcccaCAACCTTCCCCGCAGCCTTCCCCACAGGAGGCAGGGAGTGTGGACATCTGGAGGATTCCAGAGGCTGGCTCTGTGCACAATGGGCTGACCCCTGAGTTGGGGGCGGAGGAGCCCTTCCTGTCCCATGCCagctccctgctctccctgcacGTGGACCTGGGGCCTTCTATCCTGGACGACGTCCTCCAGATCATGGACCAGGACCTGGGCCACATGCAGATCCCCACGTAG
- the DPF2 gene encoding zinc finger protein ubi-d4 isoform X1 — translation MAAVVENVVKLLGEQYYKDAMEQCHNYNARLCAERSVRLPFLDSQTGVAQSNCYIWMEKRHRGPGLASGQLYSYPARRWRKKRRAHPPEDPRLSFPSIKPDTDQTLKKEGLISQDGSSLEALLRTDPLEKRGAPDPRVDDDSLGEFPVTNSRARKRILEPDDFLDDLDDEDYEEDTPKRRGKGKSKGKGVGSARKKLDASILEDRDKPYACDNSFKQKHTSKAPQRVCGKRYKNRPGLSYHYAHSHLAEEEGEDKEDSQPPTPVSQRSEEQKSKKGPDGLALPNNYCDFCLGDSKINKKTGQPEELVSCSDCGRSGHPSCLQFTPVMMAAVKTYRWQCIECKCCNICGTSENDDQLLFCDDCDRGYHMYCLTPSMSEPPEGSWSCHLCLDLLKEKASIYQNQNSS, via the exons ATGGCGGCTGTGGTAGAAAATGTAGTGAAGCT CCTTGGGGAGCAGTACTACAAAGATGCCATGGAGCAGTGCCACAATTATAATGCCCGCCTCTGTGCTGAGCGCAGTGTGCGCCTTCCTTTCTTGGACTCACAGACTGGAGTAGCCCAGAGCAACTGTTATATCTGGATGGAAAAGCGGCACCGGGGTCCAG GATTGGCCTCTGGGCAGCTATACTCCTACCCTGCTCGGCGCTGGCGGAAAAAGCGGCGAGCCCACCCTCCTGAGGATCCAAGACTTTCTTTCCCGTCTATTAAACCAG ACACAGACCAGACCCTGAAGAAAGAGGGGCTGATCTCTCAAGACGGCAGTAGTTTAGAAGCTCTATTGCGCACCGACCCCCTGGAGAAGCGAGGTGCCCCAGATCCCCGAGTGGATGATGACAGCCTGGGCGAGTTTCCTGTGACCAACAGTCGAGCACGGAAG CGGATCCTAGAACCAGATGACTTCCTGGACGACCTGGATGACGAGGATTATGAAGAAGACACTCCCAAGCGTCGGGGCAAAGGGAAGTCCAAG GGTAAAGGTGTGGGCAGTGCCCGTAAGAAGCTGGATGCTTCCATCCTGGAGGATCGAGACAAGCCTTATGCCTGTGACA atAGTTTCAAACAAAAGCATACCTCGAAAGCGCCCCAGAGAG TTTGTGGAAAACGTTACAAGAACCGGCCAGGCCTCAGTTACCACTATGCCCACTCCCACTTGGctgaggaggagggtgaggaCAAGGAAGACTCACAGCCACCCACCCCAGTTTCCCAGAGGTCGGAGGAGCAGAAAT CCAAGAAGGGTCCTGATGGACTGGCCCTGCCCAACAACTACTGTGACTTCTGCCTTGGGGACTCCAAGATCAATAAGAAGACGGGGCAGCCTGAGGAGCTGGTGTCCTGCTCCGACTGCGGCCGCTCAG GGCACCCTTCTTGCTTGCAGTTCACCCCAGTGATGATGGCGGCCGTGAAGACCTACCGCTGGCAGTGCATCGAGTGCAAGTGCTGCAACATCTGTGGCACCTCCGAGAACGAT GACCAGCTGCTTTTCTGTGATGACTGTGACCGTGGCTACCATATGTACTGTCTCACCCCGTCCATGTCTGAGCCTCCTGAAG
- the DPF2 gene encoding zinc finger protein ubi-d4 isoform X2, giving the protein MAAVVENVVKLLGEQYYKDAMEQCHNYNARLCAERSVRLPFLDSQTGVAQSNCYIWMEKRHRGPGLASGQLYSYPARRWRKKRRAHPPEDPRLSFPSIKPDTDQTLKKEGLISQDGSSLEALLRTDPLEKRGAPDPRVDDDSLGEFPVTNSRARKRILEPDDFLDDLDDEDYEEDTPKRRGKGKSKGKGVGSARKKLDASILEDRDKPYACDICGKRYKNRPGLSYHYAHSHLAEEEGEDKEDSQPPTPVSQRSEEQKSKKGPDGLALPNNYCDFCLGDSKINKKTGQPEELVSCSDCGRSGHPSCLQFTPVMMAAVKTYRWQCIECKCCNICGTSENDDQLLFCDDCDRGYHMYCLTPSMSEPPEGSWSCHLCLDLLKEKASIYQNQNSS; this is encoded by the exons ATGGCGGCTGTGGTAGAAAATGTAGTGAAGCT CCTTGGGGAGCAGTACTACAAAGATGCCATGGAGCAGTGCCACAATTATAATGCCCGCCTCTGTGCTGAGCGCAGTGTGCGCCTTCCTTTCTTGGACTCACAGACTGGAGTAGCCCAGAGCAACTGTTATATCTGGATGGAAAAGCGGCACCGGGGTCCAG GATTGGCCTCTGGGCAGCTATACTCCTACCCTGCTCGGCGCTGGCGGAAAAAGCGGCGAGCCCACCCTCCTGAGGATCCAAGACTTTCTTTCCCGTCTATTAAACCAG ACACAGACCAGACCCTGAAGAAAGAGGGGCTGATCTCTCAAGACGGCAGTAGTTTAGAAGCTCTATTGCGCACCGACCCCCTGGAGAAGCGAGGTGCCCCAGATCCCCGAGTGGATGATGACAGCCTGGGCGAGTTTCCTGTGACCAACAGTCGAGCACGGAAG CGGATCCTAGAACCAGATGACTTCCTGGACGACCTGGATGACGAGGATTATGAAGAAGACACTCCCAAGCGTCGGGGCAAAGGGAAGTCCAAG GGTAAAGGTGTGGGCAGTGCCCGTAAGAAGCTGGATGCTTCCATCCTGGAGGATCGAGACAAGCCTTATGCCTGTGACA TTTGTGGAAAACGTTACAAGAACCGGCCAGGCCTCAGTTACCACTATGCCCACTCCCACTTGGctgaggaggagggtgaggaCAAGGAAGACTCACAGCCACCCACCCCAGTTTCCCAGAGGTCGGAGGAGCAGAAAT CCAAGAAGGGTCCTGATGGACTGGCCCTGCCCAACAACTACTGTGACTTCTGCCTTGGGGACTCCAAGATCAATAAGAAGACGGGGCAGCCTGAGGAGCTGGTGTCCTGCTCCGACTGCGGCCGCTCAG GGCACCCTTCTTGCTTGCAGTTCACCCCAGTGATGATGGCGGCCGTGAAGACCTACCGCTGGCAGTGCATCGAGTGCAAGTGCTGCAACATCTGTGGCACCTCCGAGAACGAT GACCAGCTGCTTTTCTGTGATGACTGTGACCGTGGCTACCATATGTACTGTCTCACCCCGTCCATGTCTGAGCCTCCTGAAG